From the Synergistaceae bacterium DZ-S4 genome, one window contains:
- a CDS encoding GTP-binding protein, translating into MAKEKFVRNKPHLNIGTIGHIDHGKTTLTAAITKTLA; encoded by the coding sequence ATGGCAAAGGAGAAATTTGTAAGAAACAAGCCGCACCTCAACATAGGAACGATAGGCCATATCGACCACGGTAAGACGACCCTTACAGCGGCGATCACAAAGACGCTTGCGA